GGCGAGCGAGCCGGAATCCGTCAGGACATCCCACCGGTGGGGCCCGAGGCCGCGGACCCGGTCGACTCGTCGTGGCCCGCCTTCGGGGCAGTCGGGTTCGCGTGGGACTGCGGAGCAGGTCGCGCGGGCGCGCCGGAGTCGCTGGTGCAGTAGTTGCCCGCCATCGAGCCGCGTTCCCCGCCGCGGCCCTGGCCGTCGCCCTTGCTCTGCGTCGTGGCGGGCGGGACCGTGTTGTCGTCGTGCAAGGGGCCGCAGTCGCCCGGACCGTCGCTCGGGAGGAGGTGGCTCGACCGCAGCACGGCACTGGCGTCGGCCGCGAAGGCCGGCCCGCCGGCGAGAACGGCGGCAACCAAGCAGACGGTCGCACAGATCTTGCGCATGTCGCACCCCTGTTCGTGGAACCTCGGTCGGAACCTGCACCGGAGGTTTACAGGCAGTCGAGGACGCTGGAGCCACGGACGCACCGCGCCCGGCGTCGAATCACCCGATCGAGTGCACCGGATGGTCCAACCGGGGGTGCAGACGAGCTCAGGCGAGCAGCATCGCCGCGAGGCTGTGGGAGCCGGGCTTGCGCAGGGCTGCGAACTCCACGACCTGGTGGGCCACGGTCTCCAACTGGAACCGGACGGACTCCTCCGTGCACGCCCCGGTGGGGTCGAAGATCTTTCCCGAGGACGCGTTCACGGTCGCGCCCAGGGGCGAGGGCCACCCGCGCAGGGCATGCACGGCGGTCCGCAGGCTGTGCAGGGTCGAGACGGTGGCCTGCCAGCCGTAGGCCACGGACACACAACCGACCGGCATGCCGTCCAGGTACACCCGACCGTCGTTGCGGGTGTCCTCGATGTAGTCCAGGGCGTTCTTGATCATCCCGGACATCGAGCCGTGGTAGCCGGGCGAGGCCACGATCAAGGCGTCGGCGGCCCGCACCGCGGCCACGAACCGTTGCGCGAGAGGGTCGCGCTCGGTGGTCTCGGTGTCGTAGATCGGGAACATCAGGTCCCGGCTGACGATCACCTCGACCTCGGCGCCCGCCGCCCGGGCCGCGGCGGCGCAGACCTTGACCGCCGAT
The sequence above is a segment of the Sporichthyaceae bacterium genome. Coding sequences within it:
- a CDS encoding NADPH-dependent FMN reductase; translation: MRSVSDLSSDGSSWTGPVRVLCIGGSTRPGSGSESAVKVCAAAARAAGAEVEVIVSRDLMFPIYDTETTERDPLAQRFVAAVRAADALIVASPGYHGSMSGMIKNALDYIEDTRNDGRVYLDGMPVGCVSVAYGWQATVSTLHSLRTAVHALRGWPSPLGATVNASSGKIFDPTGACTEESVRFQLETVAHQVVEFAALRKPGSHSLAAMLLA